The nucleotide window GTGGACATCGACGAGGTCATCCGGCTGATCCGCTCCAGCGAGAACTCCGCGCAGGCCAAGGAGCGCCTGATGGAGCGCTTCTCCCTGTCGGACATCCAGACGCAGTACATCCTGGACACCCCGCTGCGCCGCCTCACCAAGTACGACCGTATCGAGCTGGAGTCGGAGAAGGACAGGCTCAACGCGGAGATCGCGGAGCTGACCCGCATCCTGGAGTCGGACACGGAGCTGCGCAAGCTCGTGTCGGCCGAACTGGCCGCGGTGGCCAAGAAGTTCGGCACGGAGCGTCGTACGGTCCTGCTGGAGGCGGCGGGCACCCAGACGGCCGCGGTCCCGCTCCAGGTGGCGGACGACCCGTGCCGGGTGCTGCTGTCCTCGACGGGTCTGCTGGCCCGTACGGCGGGCATTGAGCCCTTCGCGGAGGACGAGGACGGCAAGCGCACCAAGCACGACGTCATCGTCTCCGCGGTGCCGGCGACGGCGCGCGGCGAGGTGGGCGCGGTGACGTCCACGGGCCGCCTGCTGCGGCTGAACGTGGTCGACCTGCCGCAGCTGCCGGAGACGGCGGCGGCCCCGAACCTGTCGGGCGGCGCCCCGCTCGCCGAGTTCCTCACCCTCGAGGACGGCGAGACGGTGGTCTGTCTGACGACGCTCGACGAGTCGTCGCCCGGTCTGGCCATCGGCACCGAGCAGGGTGTCGTCAAGCGTGTGGTCCCCGACTACCCGTCCAACAAGGAGGAGTTGGAGGTCATCACGCTCAAGGAGGGCGACCGGATCGTCGGCGCGGTCGAGCTGCGCACGGGCGAGGAGGACCTGGTCTTCATCACGGACGACGCCCAGCTGCTGCGCTACCAGGCCTCACAGGTCCGCCCGCAGGGCCGCCCGGCCGGCGGTATGGCCGGCGTCAAGCTCACCGAGGGCGCGAAGGTGATCTCCTTCACGGCGATCGACCCGGCCGCGGACGCGGTGGTCTTCACCGTGGCGGGCTCCCGCGGCACGCTGGACGACTCCGTCCAGACCACCGCCAAGCTCACCCCCTTCGACCAGTACCCGCGCAAGGGCCGCGCCACGGGCGGCGTCCGCTGCCAGCGGTTCCTGAAGGGCGAGGACTGCCTGTCGTTCGCCTGGGCCGGTCCCACCCCCGCCCGCGCCGCGCAGAAGACCGGCATGCCGGCGGACCTCCCGGAGATGGACCCGCGCCGCGACGGCTCGGGCGTGTCCCTGCAGAAGACGGTGTGGTCGGCGGCCGGGCCGGTGTGAGTGCGGAGGTCCGCGTAGGGCCTGCCCCGCGGCGCCAGCATGATCCGCCGGTCAGGCCCTAGACCTCGTCGCCGTCCTTCTCCGGTACGTAGCGGAGGACGCCCCACATGCTGTGCTCGTCGGCGTGTGGGGCGTCGTCCTTGCACGCCTCCAGTTCCTTGGCGAGGGCTGTGGCGTCGATCCCGGCGCCGATGAGGACGAGCTGGGTGAGCCGACGCTCCTCGCCCGCGATCGCCGCCCAGGGCTCGGGATAGAACCGCAGGAACCGTCCGACGGCGTGCACGGCATAGCGGTTACGGGCGTCGTGCGGCCCGAAGTCGACGTACCCCTTGATGCGGTAGAGCCCGTCGGGCCGGGTGTCGAGGAACTCCATGAGCCGCTGGGGGTTCATGGGCGTGTCGGAGGTGAACGAGACGCTGTCGTAGGCGGTGTGCAGGTGGCCGAGGTGACCGTCATGGCCGCCGTGGCCGTGCCCGTCGCCATGGTCGTCGCCGTCGTCGTGGCGGTGCAGGTCGTCGAAGGAGAGCTGCCCGACGCGTTCCTCGCTCGGGCGGCAGTCGAAGAGGAACTCGGGGTCGATGCGGCCGTAGGTGGCGGGTACGACTGCGGCGCCCTCGCCGAGCGAACGCACGAGTTCGAGAACGCGGTCCCCGTCCTCGGCCCGGTCGACCTTGTTGACGACGACGAGGTCGGCGATGGCGAGATGCCGGTCGATCTCGGGATGCCGCTGCCGGGTCTCGAGGAACTCGGCGGCGTCGACGACCTCGACGAGCCCGCCGTAGACGACCCTGGGGTTCTCGCTGGCGAGCACCATCCGCACGAGTTCCTGCGGCTCGGCGAGCCCGCTGGCCTCGATGACGATGACGTCGATCCGCGCCGACGGGTCGGCCAGCCGCTCCAGATAGAGATCCAGCTCGCTGACGTCGACGGCACAGCACAGACACCCGTTGCCGAGCGACACGGTGGAGTCCCCGAGCGCCCCGGCCACGGCCATCGCGTCGATCTCGATGGCCCCGAAGTCGTTCACGACGGCACCGATACGGCTGCCGCCGCTGCGGTGCAGGAGGTGGTTGAGCAGGGTGGTCTTGCCGGAGCCGAGGAACCCGGCGAGGACGACGACCGGGATCTGCTGGGAACCCCGGGAACCGGAACTCGACGTCTGACTCAACACACGCTCTCTCTCGACCATCGCATCGCCGGAACGCTGCGGCTTTCGTACGACCTTGGAATGCCGCCCCAGGATACGAGTGGGCGGACAGGCCCCCGAGGGGCCGCTGATCGGCCGCCGACCCGCCTTGAGTCTCTGTGCGCCGTCCCCGGGCAGGTGGCAGGCAACTCCTTGTCGCCGACTTGAGGGTCGCCGCCGGGCCTCCCGCCCCGACCAGCGGTGTCCGTCCGCACCCACCCGGATCACCCTCCCCGGGCTCCCTGGGCAGTCACCGCGACTCGGTCCCGCCGGCCCACCGCCCCCTGGACACGACTCAGCGACCGCGCCCCCGACGAGACGTCACCGCGTGTCCAGGACAGGGCACTCGGGCTGCTCGTCGACCACGACCTTGCCGCCTCCACCTTCACGGTCCGCGTCGCCGCGTCGGCCCCCGCCACGCGTACGCCGCCGTCCCGGCCGGACTCGGCGCCTGGAAGGGCCCGCTGCACGGCGCAGCCGGCGCACTGCCCACCGGCGGCTCCTCGACGTGCTGGACCACGGCAGCGCCGCCCCGGTGGTCGCAGAGGAATCGCGCGCGGGCCGCCGCCGTGTCCCGGGCTTGGCCACTGCCAGCGGTGGCACGCACGGCGGGCTGGATCGTCCACACCCTGGAGGAGTACGGGGAGCGCCCGCGGCGGAGGCGCCCGAGCGGGGCGTACGTGCGGACGCGACCGCCCCAGCCGCCGTTCGGCCCGGCTCTCACACCCGTTCGGCCCGGCAGGCAGTCACCCGCGCGTAAGTCAGGTTAGGCTCACCTCTGTGAGTACGTGCACATCCGCGTCCCGGCACTTCGCCGAGCCTCTCGCCGGGACCGCCCCCACGGCGCGGACATGGCTGCTGCTGGAACAGCCGGGTCCCTGGGGTGTCAGGGCGCTCACTTCGAGCCACCTGGACCCCGTGCTCGGCCGCGCCCTGGAAGCCGCCGCTGAGGGCACCGGCGTACGCGTGGCGCTCATCCGCCGTCCGGGCCGCCACGCGGACTGCCGCGATGTCCGCGAGCGTCAGGTGTACGTCGCCCACACCGTTCCGGGGAACGCATGGCTGCGCGAAGCCACGACGACCGACCCCGGAACCCTGCTGGACCTCGACTTCACCGCGCTCGGCATGGGCGACCACCGCACCTTCGACGCGGTGCTGGGGGGCCGACCCCACATCGGCGACCCGCTCGCGTTCATCTGCACCAACGGCAAGCGCGACCGCTGCTGCGCCCTGCTCGGCAGGCCGCTCGCCGCCGAACTGAGCGCTTCCGGGGTGAGGGGAACCTGGGAGGTCACCCACCTGGGCGGCCACCGCTTCTCCCCCACCCTGCTCGTACTGCCGTTCGGCTACGTGTACGGCCGCGCCGAGGCCCAACACGTCAAGGAGGTCCTCCGGGGCGTACGGGAGGGCCGGATCGTCACCGAGGGTTGCCGTGGCGCCTCCGCCTGGGAGCGGCCCGGACAGGCCGCCGAACTCGCGGTGCGCGCGGCGACCGGTGAGGAGGCCTCGGACGCGCTCGCCGTGATCCGGACGGAGGGAGCGGCTCCGCACTGGGACGTGACCGTCGCCCACGCCGACGGCCGCCGCTGGAGCGTCGCGGTCGCCCAGGGCGCCTCCCTGCCGCCCCGCCAGGAGAGCTGCGGCTCGGCGCTGGGCTCCCCGGCCCGGATGGACGTGGTGGCCGTAAGGGAGCTGTTCCCGGCGGTGCTCGCGGGCTGACCGACTCGCGGACCGACCGAACGGTCGCGCCCTCTCGTGACCGGCGGACCCCCCTCGTCGCGGTCGCACCCTCTCGTGACCGGCGGACCCCCCTCGTCGCGCTCGCACCACTCAGCACGGTCACCGTCCCCTCGCACCGGCCAGGCTCCTCTTCTGTCGACGCCGGGACGCAAACACCTCTCGCCTGAGATCCACGCCACACCCCTCTACGACCGACCCCATCCGGCCACGTACCGTCATGGGTATGAGCCCCACTCCCCCCGCACGCCGCCTGCGTCTAGGTCTGCCGCGGCGGGTGTTCTCGCAGGTGCTGCTGATGCAGGTGGCGATCGCCGCCGGCGTCGCCGTGCTCGCGACCGGGCTGTTCCTCGCGCCGCTCAGCGAACAGCTGGACGACCAGGCGATGCGCCGCGCCCTCGCGATCGCGCAGACCACGGCGGCCCAGCCGCAGCTCGCCGAGGATCTCGTGTCGAGCGAGCCGTCCGCCGACGGGCCCGTGCAGGCCGAGGCCGAGCGGATCCGCAAGGCCAGCGGAGCCGAGTACGTCGTCGTGATGGGCACGACGGGAATCCGCTGGTCGCACACCGACCCGGCGGAGATCGGCAGGAAGGTCTCGACCGACCCCAGGCGGGCCCTGGCCGGGGACGAGATCATGGAGATCGACTCGGGCACCCTCGGGCGCTCCGCCCGTGGCAAGGTGCCGCTGCGCGACGCGGACGGGAAGATCGTCGGCGCGGTCTCGGTCGGTATCGAGTACGACAGTGTGCGCGCCCGGCTGATCCACGCGATCCCGGGGCTCCTCGCCTACGCCGGCGGGGCCATGGCAGTCGGTGCGCTGGCCGCCTATCTGATCTCCCGCCGGGTCCACCGTCAGACCCGTGACCTGGCCTTCTCCGATATCTCGGGGCTGCTGGCGGAGCGCGAGGCGATGCTGCACGGCATCCGGGAAGGCGTGGTCGCGCTGGACCGCGCGGGGCGCGTACGCCTCCTCAACGACGAGGCGCAGCGACTGCTCGGCATCGGCGACGAGGTGGTCGGCCGCTCGCTGGACGACGCGCTCGGACCCGGCCGTACGACCGATGTGCTGACCGGCCGCGTCACGGGCACCGATCTGCTCACCGTGCGCGGCCAGCGCGTGCTGATCGCCAACCGCATGCCCACCGACGACGGGGGCGCCGTCGCCACCCTGCGCGACCGCACCGAACTGGATCAGCTGGGCCGCGAACTCGACTCGACGCGCGGCCTGATCGACGCCCTGCGCGCCCAGGACCACGAGCACGCCAACCGGATGCACACGCTCCTGGGTCTGCTCGATCTGGAGATGTACGACGAGGCCATGGAGTTCGTCGGCGAGGTGGTCGGCGACCACAGGGCGACCGCCGAGCAGGTCACCGAGAAGATCCACGATCCGCTCCTCGCCGCACTGCTGGTCGGCAAGGCGGCCGTCGCAGCCGAGCGCGGAGTGGCCCTGTCGATCGCCCACGGGACGCTGCTACCCGACCGCGTGGTCGACCCGCGTGGGCTGGTCACCGTCGTCGGCAACCTCGTCGACAACGCGCTCGACGCCGTCGCGGGCACACCGCACGCGCGCGTGGAGGTCGAATTGCGCGCCGAAGGACGTGCGGCGACGCTCCGCGTCCGCGACACCGGCCCCGGAGTCCCGGCCGACCAGCGGGAGTTGATCTTCACGGAGGGCTGGTCCACGAAGACACCGCCCGCCCACCGCGAGCGCGGCATCGGGCTCTCCCTGGTGCGCCGCCTCGCCGAACGTCAGGGAGGCAGCGCCCGGGTCGCGGAGGCGGAGGGCGGGGGCGCGGAGTTCACCGTCGTACTCCCGGAGGCCCTGACGGAGCCGGGTCTGGTGACACAAACGTCGACGCAAACGCCTACGTCCAGGGCGCCCGGGAACGGACCGAGTCCGGATACGGCCGAGGAACCCGAAGCCACAGCCAGAGCCACAACCACACCCGAGGCCCCAATCCCAGCCCCGGCCCCAGCCCCAGCCGCCACCTTCGCCGAAAAGGAGTCGCGATGATCGAGGTCCTGGTCGTGGACGACGATGTCCGCGTAGCCCGGGTCAACGCCGCCTACGTGGGAAAGGTGGCGGGCTTCCACGTGGCGGGCGAGGCGCACAGCGCGGCCGAGGCGCTGAGCCGGCTGGAGTCACTGGTCCAGGTGGACCTGGTCCTCCTGGACCACTACCTGCCGGACGGCACAGGTCTCGCGGTGGTCCAGGAGATGCGCAGACGTGGCCACCAGACCGACGTGATCATGGTGACGGCGGCCCGAGACGTCTCGACGGTCCAGGCGGCGATGCGGCAGGGCGCGCTCCAGTACCTGGTCAAGCCGTTCGCGTTCGCCGGGCTGCGCGCGAAGCTCGAGGCGTACGCCGAGCTGCGCCGGACGCTGGACGGCGGCGGCGAGGCCGAACAGGCCGAGGTGGACCGGATCTTCGGCGCGCTCTCGGCGGGCGGCGAGCCGGACCTGCCCAAGGGCCACTCCGCCACCACCACCGAAGTGGTGCGCCGCGCCCTGATGACCGCCGAGGGCCCGCTGTCCGCCCAGGAGATCGCCGACCGGACGGGCCTGAGCCGCCAGACCGCCCAGCGCTATCTGAAGCTCCTGGAGCGCACGGGGCGGGCCCGGCTGACCCTGAAATACGGCGACGCCGGACGCCCGGAGCACCGCTACGAGTGGGCCACACGCGCCTGAGACCGATGTGTCCCGGCCCTTGGGCAACCTCTGAGGAGAGGAAGCCCCAGGAAGCCCGGAAAGCCCCAGAAGCCGCTTAAGGCGCTTGAAGGTGAAGGCGCATGAAGGCGCCGACAGAGCCGTCACACCGCCCCCGCGCCCGTAAGCGACCGCACCTCCGTCTCCGCGTGCTTCCCCTCGTCCGGCGGCTCGGCGGAGGTCACCGTGCCGAGCCAGCCCGCGAGGAAGCCCAGGGGGATCGAGACCAGGCCGGGGTTCTGCAGCGGGAAGAACTGGAAGTCGACGCCGGGGAAGAGCGAGTCCGGGCTGCCCGACACGACCGGCGACAGCAGCACGAGAACCACCGCCGGGACCAGGCCGCCGTACACGGACCAGACCGCGCCACGGGTCGTGAAGCCGCGCCAGAACAGGGAGTACAGCAGCACGGGCAGATTGGCCGAGGCCGCGACCGCGAAGGCGAGGCCGACGAGGAAGGCCACGTTGAGGTCCTTGGCGAGCAGGCCGAGGCCGATCGCGACCACGCCGATGCCGACGGCGGCAGCGCGCGCCACGGCGACCTCGCTGTACGGCTTGGCGCGTCGGCGCCGCAGCGAGGCGTACAGGTCGTGGGCCACGGACGCTGACGAGGCGAGGGTGATCCCGGCGACGACCGCGAGGATCGTGGCGAAGGCGATGGCGGCGACGATCGCGAACAGAACCGTTCCGCCAGTGGAGCCCGCGCCGCCGCCCAGATCGAGTGCCAGCAGCGGCACCGCGGTGTTCCCGGCCGCGTTCGAACCACGTACGGCGTCCGGGCCGACGATCGCGGCCGCGCCGAAGCCCAGCACGATCGTCATCAGGTAGAAGCCCCCGATGAGGCCGATCGACCAGACCACCGAGCGGCGTGCGGCCCGCGCGGTGGGCACCGTGTAGAAGCGCGACAGGATGTGCGGCAGCCCGGCCGTGCCCAGCACCAGGGCGAGACCGAGGCTGATGAAGTCGAGGCGCGCGGCCCAGTCACCGCCGTACTTCAGTCCGGGTGCGAGGAACGCGTCCCCGTGTCCGCTGCGCGCGGCCGCCGTCCGCAACAGCTGGTCGAAGTCGCCGTGGAAGCGCACCAGGACGAGCACGGTCAGCGCGATCGCCCCGCCCATCAGCAGGACCGCCTTCACGATCTGGATCCACGTGGTGGCCCGCATCCCTCCCAACGACACATAGACGACCATGAGCGCGCCGACGCCGATGACCGTCCAGGCCTGCGCCGCCCCGCTCGTACCCCCCAGCAGCAGCGCGACGAGGGTGCCCGCTCCCACCATCTGCGCCACCAGATACAGAACGGACACGGTCACCGAGGAAGTTCCCGCCGCGATCCGCACCGGCCGCTCGCTCATCCGCGCCGCGACCACGTCGGCGAGCGTGAACCGGCCGCAGTTGCGTACCAGTTCGGCCACCAGGAAGAGAACCACGAGCCAGGCGACGAGAAAGCCCACCGAGTACAGCAGCCCGTCGTACCCGAAGAGGGCGATGAGCCCGGAGATACCGAGGAACGAGGCCGCCGACATGTAGTCGCCCGCGATGGCAAAACCATTCTCCATCGGCGAGAACAGCCGCCCACCGGCGTAGAACTCCTCCGCGGAGCCATGTCGGTTGCGGCTCACCCAGGTCGTGATCCCCAGTGTGACCGCGACGAACGCGCTGAACAGCAGCAGCGCCAGGGTCTGCTGATCGGCCGTCACCGCTCGCCCCTTCCGATCCCGCGCGTCAATTCCTGGGTGTCCCAGCGCAGATCGAGCGCGGCCCGGTCCCGGCGCAGCCGTGCGTGGCGCGCGTACGCCCAGGTGAACAGGAAGGTGGTGAGGAACTGTCCGAGCCCGGCCAGCATCGCCACGTTGACCGCGCCGGCCACCGGCCTCGCCATCAGCGCAGGGGCCGTGGTCGCCGTCACCACATAGCCCACGTACCAGCTGAAGAAGACGGCGGCGCCCGGGATCACGAACCTGCGGTAGCGGCTGCGCACCTCCTGGAAGGCAGCGCTGCGCTGCACCTCCAGATAGACGTCGGCCGCGCCCCGGCTCCTCTCCTCCCGGGCGGACGGAACCATCGGCGCCGGAGCGCCCGTACCGTCCAGCTCGCCCCAGCCGGAGGCCAACGCGTCGTACCAGGGGTCGTCGAACCGCACATCGGCGGGGACGGGGTCATGGCCCTCGTGCCGCTCGACCGGACTTTCAGGACCGCCCCCGCGTCTGCGGGGGTGACCGGTGCTTGACTGCATGCCCAAGCATGGGCAGAACGGGAAGATCCCCGACTCTCCCCTTCACCATTCTTCACCCCATCAGGTGACTCTCGGCGAAGTCACCGGGCCCGCGGGAGGTGCGTGGGCACCTCCCGCGTGAGCGGTCACGCGTCGATGCGCGAGCGGTCCAGCGTGGCCG belongs to Streptomyces graminofaciens and includes:
- a CDS encoding DNA gyrase/topoisomerase IV subunit A; this encodes MARRSTKTPPPDDAFEERILDIDVVDEMQGSFLEYAYSVIYSRALPDARDGLKPVHRRIVYQMNEMGLRPDRGYVKCARVVGEVMGKLHPHGDSSIYDALVRLAQPFSMRLPLVDGHGNFGSLGNDDPPAAMRYTECRMADATSLMTESIEENTVDFSPNYDGQEQEPVALPAAFPNLLVNGSSGIAVGMATNMPPHNLSEVIAAARHLIRYPNADLDTLMRYVPGPDLPTGGRIVGLSGVRDAYETGRGTFKIRATVAVETVTARRKGLVVTELPFTVGPEKVIAKIKDLVGSKKLQGIADVKDLTDRQHGLRLVIEIKNGFVPEAVLEQLYKLTPMEESFGINNVALVDGQPLTLGLKELLEVYLDHRFDVVRRRSEFRRGKRRDRLHLVEGLLTALVDIDEVIRLIRSSENSAQAKERLMERFSLSDIQTQYILDTPLRRLTKYDRIELESEKDRLNAEIAELTRILESDTELRKLVSAELAAVAKKFGTERRTVLLEAAGTQTAAVPLQVADDPCRVLLSSTGLLARTAGIEPFAEDEDGKRTKHDVIVSAVPATARGEVGAVTSTGRLLRLNVVDLPQLPETAAAPNLSGGAPLAEFLTLEDGETVVCLTTLDESSPGLAIGTEQGVVKRVVPDYPSNKEELEVITLKEGDRIVGAVELRTGEEDLVFITDDAQLLRYQASQVRPQGRPAGGMAGVKLTEGAKVISFTAIDPAADAVVFTVAGSRGTLDDSVQTTAKLTPFDQYPRKGRATGGVRCQRFLKGEDCLSFAWAGPTPARAAQKTGMPADLPEMDPRRDGSGVSLQKTVWSAAGPV
- a CDS encoding CobW family GTP-binding protein, which produces MSQTSSSGSRGSQQIPVVVLAGFLGSGKTTLLNHLLHRSGGSRIGAVVNDFGAIEIDAMAVAGALGDSTVSLGNGCLCCAVDVSELDLYLERLADPSARIDVIVIEASGLAEPQELVRMVLASENPRVVYGGLVEVVDAAEFLETRQRHPEIDRHLAIADLVVVNKVDRAEDGDRVLELVRSLGEGAAVVPATYGRIDPEFLFDCRPSEERVGQLSFDDLHRHDDGDDHGDGHGHGGHDGHLGHLHTAYDSVSFTSDTPMNPQRLMEFLDTRPDGLYRIKGYVDFGPHDARNRYAVHAVGRFLRFYPEPWAAIAGEERRLTQLVLIGAGIDATALAKELEACKDDAPHADEHSMWGVLRYVPEKDGDEV
- a CDS encoding sucrase ferredoxin, with protein sequence MSTCTSASRHFAEPLAGTAPTARTWLLLEQPGPWGVRALTSSHLDPVLGRALEAAAEGTGVRVALIRRPGRHADCRDVRERQVYVAHTVPGNAWLREATTTDPGTLLDLDFTALGMGDHRTFDAVLGGRPHIGDPLAFICTNGKRDRCCALLGRPLAAELSASGVRGTWEVTHLGGHRFSPTLLVLPFGYVYGRAEAQHVKEVLRGVREGRIVTEGCRGASAWERPGQAAELAVRAATGEEASDALAVIRTEGAAPHWDVTVAHADGRRWSVAVAQGASLPPRQESCGSALGSPARMDVVAVRELFPAVLAG
- a CDS encoding ATP-binding protein, with translation MSPTPPARRLRLGLPRRVFSQVLLMQVAIAAGVAVLATGLFLAPLSEQLDDQAMRRALAIAQTTAAQPQLAEDLVSSEPSADGPVQAEAERIRKASGAEYVVVMGTTGIRWSHTDPAEIGRKVSTDPRRALAGDEIMEIDSGTLGRSARGKVPLRDADGKIVGAVSVGIEYDSVRARLIHAIPGLLAYAGGAMAVGALAAYLISRRVHRQTRDLAFSDISGLLAEREAMLHGIREGVVALDRAGRVRLLNDEAQRLLGIGDEVVGRSLDDALGPGRTTDVLTGRVTGTDLLTVRGQRVLIANRMPTDDGGAVATLRDRTELDQLGRELDSTRGLIDALRAQDHEHANRMHTLLGLLDLEMYDEAMEFVGEVVGDHRATAEQVTEKIHDPLLAALLVGKAAVAAERGVALSIAHGTLLPDRVVDPRGLVTVVGNLVDNALDAVAGTPHARVEVELRAEGRAATLRVRDTGPGVPADQRELIFTEGWSTKTPPAHRERGIGLSLVRRLAERQGGSARVAEAEGGGAEFTVVLPEALTEPGLVTQTSTQTPTSRAPGNGPSPDTAEEPEATARATTTPEAPIPAPAPAPAATFAEKESR
- a CDS encoding DUF7342 family protein, translated to MIEVLVVDDDVRVARVNAAYVGKVAGFHVAGEAHSAAEALSRLESLVQVDLVLLDHYLPDGTGLAVVQEMRRRGHQTDVIMVTAARDVSTVQAAMRQGALQYLVKPFAFAGLRAKLEAYAELRRTLDGGGEAEQAEVDRIFGALSAGGEPDLPKGHSATTTEVVRRALMTAEGPLSAQEIADRTGLSRQTAQRYLKLLERTGRARLTLKYGDAGRPEHRYEWATRA
- a CDS encoding solute symporter family protein, which produces MTADQQTLALLLFSAFVAVTLGITTWVSRNRHGSAEEFYAGGRLFSPMENGFAIAGDYMSAASFLGISGLIALFGYDGLLYSVGFLVAWLVVLFLVAELVRNCGRFTLADVVAARMSERPVRIAAGTSSVTVSVLYLVAQMVGAGTLVALLLGGTSGAAQAWTVIGVGALMVVYVSLGGMRATTWIQIVKAVLLMGGAIALTVLVLVRFHGDFDQLLRTAAARSGHGDAFLAPGLKYGGDWAARLDFISLGLALVLGTAGLPHILSRFYTVPTARAARRSVVWSIGLIGGFYLMTIVLGFGAAAIVGPDAVRGSNAAGNTAVPLLALDLGGGAGSTGGTVLFAIVAAIAFATILAVVAGITLASSASVAHDLYASLRRRRAKPYSEVAVARAAAVGIGVVAIGLGLLAKDLNVAFLVGLAFAVAASANLPVLLYSLFWRGFTTRGAVWSVYGGLVPAVVLVLLSPVVSGSPDSLFPGVDFQFFPLQNPGLVSIPLGFLAGWLGTVTSAEPPDEGKHAETEVRSLTGAGAV
- a CDS encoding DUF485 domain-containing protein, with translation MQSSTGHPRRRGGGPESPVERHEGHDPVPADVRFDDPWYDALASGWGELDGTGAPAPMVPSAREERSRGAADVYLEVQRSAAFQEVRSRYRRFVIPGAAVFFSWYVGYVVTATTAPALMARPVAGAVNVAMLAGLGQFLTTFLFTWAYARHARLRRDRAALDLRWDTQELTRGIGRGER